One Solanum lycopersicum chromosome 4, SLM_r2.1 DNA window includes the following coding sequences:
- the LOC138348131 gene encoding uncharacterized protein — protein MARFGSFGAVMWTCKDYLRRTLWDKILLQANEDTKSWCAVGDFNVIRAVEEKLGGAPYNMRKSMDFIAVIEACGLVGIGFSGHKFTWSNKRRINHRIWKRLDRAMFNVSWLERMHQTTITHLSSTGSYHCPLLMEMIPKDSNHIKYFKFLNCWVDNPLFMETVHTSWDREVEGTDMGRFHEKLKRLANTLSVWSRKEFWDIF, from the exons ATGGCAAGATTTGGGTCTTTTGGAGCAGTGATGTGGACT TGTAAAGATTATCTGAGGAGAACTCTTTGGGACAAAATTCTTCTACAGGCTAATGAGGATACAAAATCTTGGTGTGCAGTAGGGGATTTCAATGTTATAAGAGCTGTAGAAGAAAAGTTGGGAGGGGCACCTTACAATATGAGGAAAAGCATGGACTTTATAGCAGTTATTGAAGCATGTGGCCTTGTGGGCATTGGTTTCAGTGGACATAAATTCACATGGTCCAATAAGAGACGTATTAATCATAGAATCTGGAAGAGACTTGATAGGGCTATGTTTAATGTCTCTTGGCTTGAAAGGATGCATCAAACCACCATCACCCACCTATCCTCTACTGGCTCATATCACTGTCCTTTGTTAATGGAAATGATACCCAAAGATTCAAATCACATCAAGTACTTCAAGTTTCTCAACTGTTGGGTAGACAACCCACTTTTTATGGAAACAGTGCACACTAGTTGGGATAGAGAGGTGGAGGGTACTGACATGGGGAGATTTCATGAGAAACTGAAAAGGCTGGCCAACACTCTTAGTGTTTGGTCAAGGAAAGAGTTTTGGGATATTTTTTAG